From the genome of Proteus vulgaris, one region includes:
- a CDS encoding PAAR domain-containing protein — MRSTIQGRKIILKNDTTNTKGTVLSGSLLAKQTHEIACLGDEVYCPACQQKGKIIEGDSMMKISNIPVALEGHKVQCGCLTGCILVAIE; from the coding sequence ATGCGTAGCACAATTCAAGGACGAAAAATCATTTTAAAAAATGATACTACCAATACTAAAGGAACCGTATTAAGCGGTTCTTTATTAGCAAAACAAACACATGAAATTGCCTGTTTAGGCGATGAAGTCTATTGCCCTGCTTGTCAGCAAAAAGGCAAGATAATTGAAGGGGATTCCATGATGAAAATAAGCAATATTCCAGTCGCGTTAGAAGGGCATAAAGTGCAATGCGGCTGTTTAACGGGTTGTATATTGGTGGCTATTGAATAA